The genomic segment GCTCGCGTGGCTCGTGCACCCGGTCCCGCGGACCGACGTGCCGGTGACGGTCCGCGTGCATCCGCCCGACGCCGCGCAGTTCGCGAGCGGCATGAACGCGGTCGAGCCCGACGCGACCGGGACGACGTACTCGTTCCGCTCGTTCGATCTCGACGAGGGCAGCTTCACCGCGTTCGGTCCGATGCGGCGCACGTCGATCGACGTCCCCGGCAAGGACGGGAAGAAGGCGCGCCTCGACCTCGCCATCCTCGGCGACACGAAGTACGCGATGCCCGACTCCGCGATCCGCGAGTGGGTCGAGGAGGCGGCGAACGTGACGGTGCCGCTGTTCGGTCGCTTCCCGGTCGATCGCGCGACGCTCTTCGTCGTCCCGGCGAAGGGAGAGGACGAGGTCGTGTTCGGGAAGGTGCTCTCCCTCGCCGGCGCGTCGGTCGTCGTCGTCCTCGGCGACAAGATGCCGGCGAGCGCGCGGCACAAGGACTGGGTCCTCGTGCACGAGCTCTTCCACCTCGGCTTCCCCACCTTCCGCGGCGAGGGCCGCTGGCTCGGCGAAGGGCTCGCGACCTACTACGAGCCGATCTTGCGCGCGCGCGCGGGCTGGACGAGCGAGGCGGAGGTGTTCCGCCAGTTCGCGCGCAACATGCCGCGCGGGCAGCCGCCGCGCGGATCGAGCGCGGGGCTCTCCGCGCGCGACGACCTCGACACGATCTACTGGGGCGGAGCGATGTTCTGCCTCGCCGCCGACGTCCGCATCCGCGAGGAGACGCGCGGCAAGCGCTCGCTCGACGACGTGATCCGCGCCGCGCTCGACAAGGGCGGCGACGCCACCCGCGTGTGGACGGTGCGCGACGTCGTCGCCCTCGCCGACAAGGTGACCGGCACGAACGTGCTCTCCGAGATGTACGAGCGGCACGCGGCGCGCGGCGAGCGGATCGATCTCGACGCGCTCCTCTCCTCGCTCGGCGTCTCCGCCGACGGCAAGGAGGTGGACGAGACGCGCCCGCTCGCCTGGATCCGCCGCGGGATCGCGCTCGGCGACCGGACGTACGAGGACGCGGAGCTCGCGCAGACCCCGTAGTCATTTCGTTCGCCGGAGCGCGACGAGAAGCACGACAACTCGGGTCGTCGTTGCCCTATGCTACGTCCGCTTGAGCGGGGTCGAGATCCAGCAGTACGTACGCCCCGGTGACGTCATCGCCGGGAAGTACAAGATCGACCATGTCCTCGGACAAGGCGGGATGGGCGTCGTCGTCGCGGCGCACCACCTCCAACTCGACGAGCGCGTCGCGATCAAGTTCCTGCTCGGCGACGCGGTGAAGCGGCCGGAGCTGGTGCAGCGCTTCGAGCGCGAAGCGCGGGCGGCGGTGAAGATCAAGAGCGAGCACGTCGCGCGCGTCATCGACGTCGGCGTGCTCGACACCGGCGCGCCGTACATGGTGATGGAGTACCTCGACGGCGTCGACCTCGCGGCGCGCGTGCACAACGAGGGGCCCGTCCCGTGGCAGCAAGCGGCGGACTTCATCCTCCAGGCGTGCGAGGCGATCGTCGAGGCGCACGCGCTCGGCATCATCCACCGCGACCTCAAGCCGGCGAACCTCTTCGTCCTCCGGCGCGCGGACGGCCTCCTCTCGATCAAGGTGCTCGACTTCGGCATCTCGAAGTCGACCGCGCTCTCCGGCTCCGGCGGCTCCGACATGACGCAGACGCAGTCGATGCTCGGCTCGCCGTTCTACATGTCCCCGGAGCAGATGCAGTCTGCACGTTCCGTCGACATGCGCGCGGACATCTACGCGCTCGGCGTCATCCTCTACCAGATCATGATGGGCCGCGTTCCGTTCGAGGCGGAGACGCTGCCGGAGCTCGTCCTCAAGATCGTGCAAGAGCCGGCGCCGCCGATGCGCATCACGCGGCCGGACATCCCGACCCAGCTCGAGGCGGTCGTGATGCGTTGCCTCGAGAAGGACCGCGACCGCCGCTACCAGCACATCGGCGAGCTCGCGACCGCGCTCCTCCCGTTCGCCCCCGAGCGCTCGCGGTCCTCGGCCGAGCGCATCCTGCGTGTCGTCCAGACGTCGGGGCTCGACTCGCCGAACCACCGGCCGTCGGAGCGGAACCTCTCCTCGTCGCGGCAGAAGAACGCGACCCAGGTCGTCGCGCCCGTCTCGGTGCCGCTCGCGTCGTCGAGCGGGAGTCAGGGCGCGGCGCTGCAGGACTCGAGGCATGGCGGCGGGACGCTCCATCATCCGCACTCGACGGGGCCGCAGGCGCCGGTGGGACCGCCGCTCGGCACGCTGCCGCCCGGCGTGACGCCTGCGTTCGGCGTGACGAGCAGCTCGCAGTCGTGGCAGCAGACCGCGCCGCAGGTGCCGAAGAACAACCCGCTGATCGTCGTCGGCGCGGTCGCCGCGTTCCTGCTCGTCGCGGGAGGAATCGGCTTCGGCGTGCATCGCGTCGTGTCGTCGCGGACGCCGCCGATCCCGAGCGTGTCGGTCTCGGTCACGGTGCCGGTCCTGTCGCCGGCGCCCGAGCCGGCGCCTGAGCCCGAGCCTGTGCCCGAGCCTGTGCCCGTGCCGACGCTCGACGCGAGCGTGGCGGTGGTGGAGGACGCCGGCGCGACGCCGGCGACGAGCGTGCCCGTCGTGCCGAAGCCGCCGCCGGGTCCGGTCGTGGCGGCGCCGGCGCCGATGCCGGGCCCGGCGCCGGTCGTGAAACCCAACTGCAAGACGCCGTACGTCATCGACTCGAACGGCATCAAGAAGTTCAAGGAGGAGTGCCTATGAGGCGTTGGCCTGCCGCCATCGCGGCGGCGTGGCTGTTCGCGGTCGTCCCCGCTTCGGCGGCCGACATCACGAAGGGCCAGTG from the Labilithrix sp. genome contains:
- a CDS encoding protein kinase, whose amino-acid sequence is MSGVEIQQYVRPGDVIAGKYKIDHVLGQGGMGVVVAAHHLQLDERVAIKFLLGDAVKRPELVQRFEREARAAVKIKSEHVARVIDVGVLDTGAPYMVMEYLDGVDLAARVHNEGPVPWQQAADFILQACEAIVEAHALGIIHRDLKPANLFVLRRADGLLSIKVLDFGISKSTALSGSGGSDMTQTQSMLGSPFYMSPEQMQSARSVDMRADIYALGVILYQIMMGRVPFEAETLPELVLKIVQEPAPPMRITRPDIPTQLEAVVMRCLEKDRDRRYQHIGELATALLPFAPERSRSSAERILRVVQTSGLDSPNHRPSERNLSSSRQKNATQVVAPVSVPLASSSGSQGAALQDSRHGGGTLHHPHSTGPQAPVGPPLGTLPPGVTPAFGVTSSSQSWQQTAPQVPKNNPLIVVGAVAAFLLVAGGIGFGVHRVVSSRTPPIPSVSVSVTVPVLSPAPEPAPEPEPVPEPVPVPTLDASVAVVEDAGATPATSVPVVPKPPPGPVVAAPAPMPGPAPVVKPNCKTPYVIDSNGIKKFKEECL